In the genome of Panthera uncia isolate 11264 chromosome X, Puncia_PCG_1.0, whole genome shotgun sequence, the window TTATTGAGATCCAGGATTCTCACTATGGAAGAAGGGAGATACAAATATGAAAGGGGGGAAACTAAAAAAGAACTTTTGGGGATTGGACTGGCATTGGAGGTATTAGTATAAAATATTATTCCTAACATATATTCCTAGCCCTATTTGCTGAAAGGACTAGAAGCAACGACACTCCAATATCAATGAGCATACTTGGTGCCGAATATATGTTGCTAAATAACATCTCTAAAAAAATTAgggctccttagagaaatggctggtTCCAGTACCGTGGCAGGGAAAGTACAAGATGAACCTTGAACATCTTATgtcagaaaataaacacatgataaaaaaataatgaagtcatgtaaaaaaatacatagaaaccaGCTTGAATGGAATCCTACTGTTCACATCTGGGACtattgattattaaaataaatcatgctAGTAATGGATTATAGCTGTTGAATCTACAAATCCATACtgataatgaacaaataaaatggaggaGGGGATAAAATTCCTCCCTACAGCAGAACACCCACTATTAAATATAGAAGCAATGATAGagttagaaaatcaccatttgaaACTTTCACACTAATAATTTATTTAGGCAAAAATCATCAATGGATACAATAACTAGTGGGTGATATTTTGATGAAGAATAGGATATTCGCATGGTCTCAATGTATTTTTCACATTActtattacaaaggaaaaaaaaatcccagtaacTTTAGTGTAGGAACTTGGAAGCCACTCTTTGGACCAGATGATTAAAGTTGGCAATAATGAGACAATTATAGGACACTGTATGCTTTCTGATAAGATGCCCTAAGAAAACACATCTGTTACGTAGTATTCCTGCCAGAAGTGCATAAATTGAATTCAATCATGAGTAAACATTAAGCACACACAATTTGTGGGaacttttacaaaataattggCCTATACTCTTCAAAGATATTACAGAGCACAGACCTGTGGAGTCAGAAGGTCCATTACCAGTTCTTCCACTTACAATTGACTAATCTTGATCTTCTACTAGTCACTTAAGGATTATGCACCTCACTTCCTTCAGATGTAAAATAGAGAATAAAGATTACTGGTAGTGACAAAAAAATCAATGccacaaaagacaaagacagaggaaCTATTCAAttttaaaggaaactaaagaCACACAACAACTAAATTCAATATGGGGATCTGGACTGAATTCTGGATAGAGACACTGGGACAATTGGTGAATTGGAATATAAGCTGTATTGTATCAATACTAAAATTTCTTAATTTGATGACTGTACTATGGCTATGTAATAGAATATCTTATTCTTACAAAATGAACCTGTTAGTATTAACAGGTAAAAGTACATGATGTATGCAAGTTATTCTCAAATGGTTCACATCTGCCCCCAccatagacagagggagagagagagagagagagagagagggagagagagagaaagcgagagagagaacacatgtggcAAAACATTATCCAAGTGGTGTACCTTGGCAATGGGTGTTTTAGGAGTTCTCTTCACCAcctatattttattatgaaaatatccAAACATACAGAAAGTGTGAAAGAACTGTACTCTGAACACCCACCATCAAGATTCTACAATTATGACGTTGTTTATCCACATATTACTAGTTTCTTTttactattcttgcaacttttctaaattttaaatcatttcaaaattgaAAGTTAAACAAAGTAGTATGTAGTaataggagacaaaaaaaaaattagagaaatgaaGTTCGGGGGACCCAAACAAACTGCTAATGTGGAGCGAGATACAGGCTCAAAGACTCTGAAACACTATTTTGAAGCTAGCGCCTTGGATGTGTCAACCTAAAATCACTGTCTTAGCTCTCTGTAGAGCTCTAAACCTGGCTCCAagacgggggcagggggaggattCTCTCATTTTTCACTGAATACCATCGTACACCACTCACAAGGCGTGAAACTACATCTCCCAGAAAGGCTTTTTCCTTCCTGTCTGTAAAGAGGATTACAATTTCTATAGGGTTTTTTTAAGGTCTCGCGAGATTTCATTAAATCTCATTAAAGTATCCAGCAGaaagccattttgtttttcagggcTCATTGCAAGGGGACTTGGCCCCAAATTGTGGCAAATCAGCAGCTACAGTTGCACCGTTCTGTCTTCAGCTTCAGGATGTTTCCTATGGCCAGAAACGCTTTAAGTCGTCTCCGAGGTAAGCAAAAATTGTGAGCAAATAATTTCCAACTGCATTTTATCAATTTGTCCTCATGGTTTCTCGTGTCCTTTCCCTCCACCTTCATCCTGACTTTCTAATTCTAAATGCGCAGTCTCCCGAAGTAATTGGAAAGCTGTCCTTAGCATTAACTTAATCACGCAGAGTTCCTGTTTTGGTTCCCAGCTCGCTCTGTTACCAGAGTCATAGCATAcccagttttttttattattattcagttaTGTACAATTGCAGGGAAAGAGGCACTTGGTGGACACTAATCCCTTAGTAAGTTTTAGCTTTGAGGGTGCACTTACCCCGAAAGAGAAGAACCTTCTCTCCCAATTCCTGTAACTGTGGAAGGAAACTGTAAATGTAGCTTCTCTGGTTTCATTGCAAGGTGACAGCCTAAATGGTGGCCCTGCAGCTTTTATGTAGTTTGTAGGTTAGTAAGTGAATATTAGCTTATTCGAaagtaattgtaatttttttttcttgtctaaaagTTAAGCAGGTACAGGGAACTTTGAGACCAGCCTTATGTATTGAGAATGTATTACATtggagagaaaaattcatttccgTACTTGATTTGCAGTGAAGGTGACCTTGACTAATGTGAGCAGTGGTTTTACATTGAAAGTGACCTTAAGCAATTACCATATTGCTTCTTGAGCCATCTTGTTATTTTCAGTTTACAGAGTCATTTAGAGGTATTAGTAGATTGTGTTCTAAACACTGAAGCAGCTTTGACAATAACCAAAACAATAGTTACCCAACTGGGTTTTCAATATTCCAAAAGCCATGTCTATTATCTCTTTCACTTTGGGCAAATGATttttctctgaacctcattttccttctttgtaagaTAGGGTGTTAGTAAATAATTCCTACTTCATACCATTGTTGAGGATTATATGAGATCACCAATAGGTGGTAACCAAGAAATTTCTTGTTAACAGAGGAGAGTTCTAAAGAAATCCACTTGGGTTACCGGAATGTTGAAGTCATGAGGTGTTGCAGAATTGTTTGGTAATTTTAATCTATTTGCCCTTTGAGCTGGTACGGCCTGTACTTCTCAGGAAagggaggttttttttgttgttgttgttttgtttgtttttcaatgtgGAAGTCACACGCTCACTTTTTAATAACTGCTCTAGAGCAGAATATATAGTGAAATGTTTGTAAATTTGCTCATCCCAAGTGTATctaaaggtgaaaagaaaacctGTAAGGCAGTTAAGAGGAGAAATCATTAATGGCCAAATAACTATCCTGAGATAACCCATTCTATCACATAGAAGCTATTAAATTCTTAAATGCTAGTGAATGGGCAACAATTACATAAGTAGTGCCATTTGAGGATCTAAAACAATAAGGACCTGTTACttcggaagaaaaaaaaaatatccggAAATACGCGTTTTCCAGTCTCGGGCTCTTTGCCAAGCTCTCCTAAGTGCCTCCAGAGGCAGTTTGAAAACTCATTCTACTAAAATAATAGTAACGCAAAGTTTTAATGTCCTTCTGCTCAAAAACCTTTGCCTCTACCAACGACCCTTTCTAGTTTTATCCCCCATTACTTGTCCGGATACCTTGTCCTTCAAgcaaacataactttttaaattttccccttttctaatgtttgtttattcttgagagaaagaggcagaaagcatGCTGcacgcatgagtaggggaggggcagagagagggagatactgtatcccaaaccaggctccaggctctgaaaggtcagcacagagcctgattgggggcTTGAACCCGagaaccacaagatgatgaccagagccgaagtcggacgcttaactgactgagccacccaggtgcccccataattgtttttttaatatactaggcttttctttgtttgctgtttttcacATTTCCCTTTCCTACATCTATGTAACCAAATCCTACCTGCTGTTCAAAGTGCTTATCTAATATTCTACTTGTAGTACAGTGGTTTGTGTATGGGTGTCCCATATCCTCCTCTAACTTAGGGGGTTACTTGAGGACAGGATCTGTGTTTTACACATTTTCATGTACCCCATTTCTTTTAGCAtggtattcatttgtttttgaaaaaaatcaagattattctagttttgttttgtttttgtaataaaaaaaatgtttttacgtttatttatttttgagacagagagagacagagcatgaacgggggaggggcagagagagagggagacacagaatctgaaacaggctccaggctctgagctgtcagcacagagcccgatgcggggctcgaactcacggactgcgagatcatgacccgagccgaagtcggacgccccaaccgactgagccacccaggcgcccctgtttttgtaattttaaggTCATAAGCATTTAGTGTGCtttaatttgaaattcattttgaagGTATTGTAAGTTACAACTTATGTTGTAAGTTGTTGAGTACTGCAGAGTAAACTCTAGTGAAAATTTAAGTCATTCAAATTAATGAATAGGAGCCAAGTTCCAGAGGTTTGTAGTGAATGTTACTGACACCACCTGTCCTTTTTATCTCCCaagattttatcttaatttttaaatgtttgtttatttatttttgagagagtgtgcgagtgcacaagtggggtagggaccgaaagagaatcccaagcagactccacgccctacatggggcttgaactcacgaacctcaagatcatgatctgagctgaaatcaagagttggctgctcaactgactgagcaacccaggcactccCTGTCCCCCAAGattttactatgaaaaattttcAGACATATAGAAAAGTTGGAAGAATTGTATGATCACACACAAATtacaaattaattcaaattaattattgaTACAAATTAATGTTAATGGATACAattaacattttgatatatttgttttctcacatatctttttttaatgtttgtttatttttgagagagaggatgagcaggggaggggcagagagagagggagacagaggatccaaagcagggtctgtgctgacagcagagtgctcgaccttagctgaagtcggatgcttaaccaactgagccatttcaggtgcccctggtttctCACATATCTATACATCTgtcatttcatcttatttttgatgcattttaaaGTACGCTACTTTGCTTTTAGCTACaatatgttttaacattttattgaagtGCCTGATACTATAAAGTTAACTTCCTTTGCTTTCCTGATGGCAGTATCAGTTACATGTTCTATTTTCCTTATAATTGAtatgtttctgtatttcttttttcctttaagttcaaAGCATTCAGCAAACAATGGCAAGGCAGAGCCACCAGAAACGGACACCTGATTTCCATGACAAATACGGTAATGCTGTATTAGCTAGTGGAGCCACTTTCTGTGTTGCTGTATGGGCTTATGTAAGTACTATTGATTGATAATTTTCTATATTAGATGTTTTTCATtcctatttaatatatatatatttttaatgtttatttattttagagagagacagagcgtgagtgggggaggggcagagagagagggagacacagaatccgaaacaggctccaggctctgagctggcaacacagagcccgacgcagggctgtgAACCctccgaacccacgaactgtgaaatcatgacctgagctgaagtcagttgcccaaccggctgagccacccaggcaccccttcattcctatttagttcatgaattcaaaatgttttcacataGTAGTATACATTTCTTGTTCAGAGGGACTTCAGAGATTTTCTGATGTAATTAACCACCTAGTATAGGAATTTCTTCCATAGCATTAAGCATTCATATTTTACCCATCATTTTCTTGCCAAAAAAATTCTGATCCCATTTTCATGTATCAACCATTAGATACTAGAAAATTGCTATCATGTCTCCTGGATCTTCTCTTAAACATCCTTAGTTCTGTTAATCACTTTTTGTTATGTGGTTTCCATGGTTTTCACCATCTTGGGTCACCTTCCTTCACTTAATCAGTTTCTCTTCTAAAGTTCTGCCCTCTGAACAGAGTACAACATTTTTGATGGATGAGATGTAAAAGTGACTTGTTTTCACTATTATAGTTTTTTACATCTTACATATAACAATCTGCTTACCAGTTTATATACTTGCTGGTTAAAAGTGGGATAAATATATGTTGTTCTTAAAAGATACGTATAAATCCTTACCTTAATAaacaaagatatttattaatggggctttttattcttgttttaacCTTCCTTAAATATACTATTAAATAGGTGTGTCTACTTAATTAGAAGAGTAAATAGATTTTGAACAAATGTGTGATCAGGGGCACTTTTGGAGTGGTGTTCCTTGAAAGGATATTACAAAAGTGCTCTTTGGCAGTATTTAGGTAGTTGTGGTTGAGTGAAGCAATGTTTTGAGGAGATGTTACAGAAATGTGAAGTAGAAATTTgagttaattaaattaaaaattcaattgcCCAGTCATTTTAGCCACATTTCAGTTGCTCAGTAACCATATGTAGCTCTTGTGTTGGACAATGAAGATCTAGAACATTTCTTTCATCTCCAGAAGTTCTATTGAAGAGTACTGCTCTGGAGAATTAGGACAGCAATTGGGTTTGGCTTACATAGTGGGCACTATATATCCCAGCTGAATCTCTGTGTGTTTTTAACCTATAGAGTAGAATACCTTTGTCACTTTTAAGAAATGGTCTCCACGGGAGAGTAGACTCTGGTTTAAACTTTTATAACTGATAGCATTTTAATTCTTACAGACAGCAACACAAATTGGAATAGAATGGAACCTGTCCCCTGTTGGCAGAGTCACCCCAAAGGAATGGAGAGATCAGTAGTCATCCCAGCTGGTATAATAATGAATTGTTTCAAAACCAACTCCTAATTGATGCCAAGTAAAAGCACTGTGCACCCATTAAAATATGGCCTGATTgaagaaataaagtatatttgaaacctttgttgtcattttgtttcttttgtaatgAAACCAAGCTTGatcacttttcatttatttaaccttTGTGTTACTATTAAAGGAAGATGcattataatttcttaaataatttttctttatgaggtgttttgaaaggaaaatttggCTATCACCTGGAAGTCAACTTTATAGTAGGCTTATAGTTCATGAATAAGTGATTTCAGAGTTACTTTAGGTCATCTTTGAGTGCCCAGATATTGATATGCATACTGCTTTCTACCtctaatttatatgtatatttggaaTTGGAATTAAGTCCTTTTTAGTCCTGCCAAGAGAACTTGGGGTGTCACCAGACCCAAGGGAAGAGTGGTCCTATCAGATGAACTCCTAGGATGTCTGAAGATTAGCTAGCTCTTTGGCTCCGTTGGCACATTCATCTTAGAGCTTTGGatctttcattatatttatttaggaTGTTTATGATGCTATTAAAGAAAGGATCTGTCAAATATGGTTTATTGTCACTTAACCAGCTACTTTCGGTGACCTATTGGCATCCTGTAATTATACCAACTTTTGATGCATGTATTATCCTGAATTCAGTATGACTTTGGATTTTATGTGTAAGATGCTAACTGAAGAAAACATCTATAATGTTTGAAGCACATTGGTGCTTTGTTAATTCCTTGGCTGAAGGCGTAAAAAGCCTCATGTTTGTTGATAGTGCTCAAATAAGCAGAAAATGGAATTTCAGTGGAGTAATCTATGTTAGCTAAATTAGAGATTCCTAAATTCACTCACCTAAAATAAGTTATCAGGTAAGCGGCTTTTAGGAATTGCCAAATTTACCTGATGTATGTAGGTAAGGATGTATGTGTAACCAAACATCAGAAAAATTTTTACCTGTTGTATGAAATACTAGAAGAATGCTCTCATGGCAAAATGCATCAAAGCCAGTAAGTAATTTCATTGTGTGAGTAGGAAAAATCAGTTGAATGTCCTTGCAAACTATGTTGCAGATTAGTAACTATGTAATAGTGCctatatttgataaaatttgaatgaacactatatttagaaagaatgttaaaatagGACTAAAGTGTTCAAATGCATGTAGCCCTGAGATgtgattaagtaaaataaacatttctttaaggaAGCTTTAACTTTCCATTAGATTATTTACCTCTTCATTACTGAATTTTTATTGAGGATTACTAACGACTATACGCAATTTTCAATATGATTTGTGCCACTTTGTCAGGTAAGTGTTGCCAGCTCttataggcaaaaaaaaattttttaagtgtctaCTTGTCCATTTGCCAACATACATGTTTCTCTGTGTGATAAAATCTGGTGGTGGTAGTTGGCATGTCTgaacagacttttaaaactttattttgtacTTAATCTTGTCCTGATGAGTAATTGTAAAACTACCatggccagggtgcctgggtggctcaggtcatgatctcgcagtttgtgggtttgagccccttgttgggctctgtgctgatagctcagagcctggagcctgcttcggattttgtgtctctctctgctgttcacaatctgtcttctctcaaataaaaagtaataatataaaataaaactgccatgGCCACTACCAGAAATGAAGCAGTAGTAGAAGCCTAAATTAGTTAGTGTCATCACAGTGTTCTGACCTTGCAGCCTCCCTAGTGTACTCAAAGGTCTATCCTCTCACAAACACACTCAGTTTATCCCAGAACATCACTGAAAGTTTTAATACCTAGATTGGGAAGGTTGTCAAATTAGTCTTCCTATCAAAAATCTGTTCGTCTGAAGAATTTAGGTAAGTGACTTTAGAAACATTGCCAATCctttaaatgttatttgttgAAGgccagaaagtattttttttgacgcttatttatttttgagacagagagacagagcacgaatgggggaggggcagagagagagggagacacagaatcggaagcaggctccaggctctgagccatcagcccagagcctgacgcggggctagaactcacggaccgcgagatcgtgacctgagctgaagtcggacgcttaaccgactgagccacccaggcgcccccagaaagtattttttaaattaggggaAATATCATGAATTCAATTAATTTGACCGTAAATTATATCAcaatgttttctgttcttttaaatttattaagctTATTTAGAACTAGGTACTGTGGTAATTGTGGAGGCACAGATATTGAGTTCTCACCCTTGTGACTATTGGAGATCTTAATATCACTTTATAagcattttgggggcacctacTATCTGCTCACTGCCAGAAAACTTGTAAAACAGATTACTTCCTGAAGATATTCCCTTCTATTTGAAAGCTCAgtataataattgtaaaaaaacTGTTGGTATGCTTGTGCACTGATTAGGGGGATTAGGGATTATGCACTTAGAGATGTGAGGTGTTTTAGAGTAAGGGAAAGGCTCAATCACTAAGGATGTACATGATAAGAGAGTTGCAGCTCATAACGATaaactttacataaaaattaGCTGGTAAATTTGGTACTCTGATAAAGCTTTACGATTTCTGCCTTTTAGTGAATTTCTGTGAAAGCTTAATACAATTGTTAATATTGTAGTTACAAACCAACTTACTAATGATTTGAAGCTCACTTAAAAGCCATCTTaatttcatgtgatttttaaagattttaaatttgggGTTGAATTTGTGACATAAGGTTGTACACGATTGACAGTTACAACTAAATGGCTGGGAAGGTTAGGAATATTGAAGataattttttcatatatgtgtataggtATAGGGGAGAAggaataatcctttttttttttttaatttttttttcaacgttttttatttatttttgggacagagagagacagagcatgaacgggggaggggcagagagagagggagacacagaatcggaaacaggctccaggctccgagccatcagcccagagcctgacgcggggctcgaactcacggaccgcgagatcgtgacctggctgaagtcggacgctcaaccgactgcgccacccaggcgccccaggaataatCCTTTCTGAAATACTTCATTGTAGGCCTAAAATTTAAATCTTGGGCGATTTTAAGTGGCCTGTAAAGGCTTAATAGGAGTTTGAAAACAGGTGGCATGGAAATTAGTTTATCAGTATTTAAATATGCTTAGTATGTGGCACTTTGCTAAgccttttacaaatattaatttaatatgtATACCTTGTGTACTAGTTTGAATTTGGCAACATTATTGGACTTGATACTTTTATGGGAactgggttttttaaatgtttattttaattttaagagtgcaagtgggggaggagcagagagagagggggacagaggatctgaagcgggctctgcactgacagcagagaatccaatgtagggctcaaactgatgaatggtgagatcaagacctgagccaaagtccaacgcttaaccacctgagccacccaggtgctccccaggaACTGGgttgaaaatgcaaaataatctaTAATTTCCCTCTATATCTTATGACAGATATTCaatgaaaggaaatatgaaaagaCCATATCTCACTTTTAATTTAGTGAAAGGGAGCCTGTACCTCTTAAtgttcatagttttaaaaatcctaGGATTTTGccgttttttaaatgttgaaatggGCAAACAGGattaaaagtatgtttttctCAAATTCTGTATTGCTTATTTATTGCATGGTCTTGCTACATTTTATGCATCTCATTTCTTTCCGAACTCATGGTGATAGTCTAATATCTTTACATCTGTGGAATCCTCTAGGTTTTTAAGAAGATCggcaagtgaatggataaatgggcAAGTGGTTGGGAGCTTTAGGATGGTGATATCGAAGGTAGTGTGAGGTGCGATGCCTGCCCCAACTGTAACGCACTGACACATAAAGATTATGAATTCAAAAGCAtgaataaaaagtcaaaaaaatttgagatcattttttacaaattgttaaaaaatatttatttttgagagagagtgtgagcgggggagcggcagagagagagagaaagagaaggagagatagagacagaatctgaagcaggttccaggctctgagctgtcagcacagagctggatgcagggctcgaagtcatgaaccaccagatcatgacctgagccaaagttggacgcttaaccgactgagccacctaggcatcccaagATCATTTTTGAAGGGAGGACGAATGCAAGTTCATAGTTCTGGCATTTGCATCTGGAGTTAAGCTACACAGTCTATCAGCAGCACATTAATTTCATGCTGGGAAAGGCTGAACTATGTACAAGATGATTTACAAGGAGGTCTATGGCACTTTCTGGCTGGTTAGATGACACAGGCTttggtggggttttgttttgtttctggtgaTGGACCGGGTTGGAGGGCTCTCTTGCCACGCCAAAGACTTCAGCCAGGGGCTGCGTGTAAGCCTAAGGGCAGTAGGGGGCGGAAGAAGCTTGATTCTAGGGCTCGCGTTGCCCTTCACGTGACGCGTCCCTCTTTCCGCGTCTCAGGCCCTGCTTCCGGCCTGGGCGTCACCCGGAAGTGGGGGGAGTAAGGAAGGGAAGGGTAAAGGCCGCAGGCCCGGGAGGCTATGGGTGGAGGAACAGAGCCCGAGTGAgtgctgctgccgccgctgccgccgctgccgccgccgccgccgccgcgctcccctctcctcctccccctccctccggACGCCGCCACTATTGCTTCTTCTCCCGGTGTGTTAGATTGGAGCCTGCGCGTGCATTTGTCGCTGCCACGGGCTGCGTAGCTCCCGACGTTTaaccataggaaaaaaaacccaggtaaGTCCTATACCGGCTTCCCGTCGTTCCTTTCTACTGGAGAGGTGTTCTGTACTGTCAGTCTGTACTACCGAGTGTACCGAGGGTCATTTTAATCTGGGGGCAATCCCCAAACGCTCACTTCTTCACAACTCAGGTATTTACCTCGCTCATGTTTTACCCCTCCTAACAGGGCATAATGGAGGGGAGATTGGGTACTGACCCGTGTCATTTTCCTTGTACCCTCCTGGGGAAGTGTTCTGATCATCCAGTGGCCTGTGTTACCTAATTAATTAAAGATATGAGAAGGTCTGTGCCTGTATGGAAGTCACATGTACTGATGAccataattaatgaaataaagtgaaaaattattttgcttcttgTCTTGCTCTGGGAGCATAAGCTAAACTGAGAGAACGCTCttgttctcatttcattttgttcattcgGCCCGCTTCCCAGTAAAGTTATTCTCCACACTTGTCACACCCTTAGGGGTGTGGGGGCTGGAAAGATGCAGGACATCCAACAACACACTGTACATCAACATCCCTATTTCTAACACAGCCACATCCTCTAAGATATTcctgttaaaggaaaaaaaatatataggctcCAAAACTGGTAAGCTCACAACCATATCCAGCTACCCTCCAGCCAACAAAAAagcttatatatagaaaaaatacatgaaatgacaAAAACAGCATGAATGTATGAGATTTCAGTCAGATGTAAActcaaatttaagagaaaaaataaagtttgctatatattttcatttaagctttaatttttttaagctttaattttaaatttagttaatatatggtattatattagtttcaggtgtacaatatagtgattcaacact includes:
- the LOC125931786 gene encoding cytochrome c oxidase subunit 7B, mitochondrial codes for the protein MFPMARNALSRLRVQSIQQTMARQSHQKRTPDFHDKYGNAVLASGATFCVAVWAYTATQIGIEWNLSPVGRVTPKEWRDQ